The following proteins come from a genomic window of Edaphobacter sp. 4G125:
- a CDS encoding sugar phosphate isomerase/epimerase family protein translates to MENHLARRQFLKTVSASLFAGGLMQPVTTQAQSTSDAGETAKTARLFSGCCAYTYRHAFANGSLTLESFIQKAVDLHLNGVDMTVYYMKSTDPGYIENLRYLGYKNGVPFSGAACGASLVQADAAKRAEALADVKKWIDVTERLGASHLRVFAGKLPSSASMKDAITWVVDGMKAASDYSGKKGIVLGLEDHDGVSQTADVCLEIMHRVNSKYVGINIDISHFVPTKEQDSYAQIAACIPYATHTHIRNTFDDGSPIDMDRVWKMFADAGYKGYMSYEGEEKSLTGIPTQIAEIQRLCKKYSTV, encoded by the coding sequence ATGGAAAATCATCTTGCCCGTCGCCAGTTTCTAAAGACAGTCAGCGCTTCCTTGTTTGCTGGTGGGTTGATGCAGCCAGTTACTACGCAAGCGCAGAGCACTTCTGATGCTGGCGAAACAGCCAAGACCGCACGGTTGTTCTCAGGTTGTTGCGCTTATACCTATCGCCATGCGTTTGCTAATGGCTCGCTGACGCTTGAAAGCTTTATTCAAAAGGCTGTTGATCTGCACCTCAATGGCGTAGATATGACGGTTTATTACATGAAGAGCACTGATCCTGGCTACATCGAGAATCTACGCTATCTGGGCTATAAAAATGGTGTTCCATTTTCCGGAGCAGCATGCGGTGCAAGCCTGGTTCAGGCCGATGCCGCAAAGCGTGCCGAAGCGCTCGCTGATGTGAAGAAATGGATTGATGTCACGGAGCGTCTTGGTGCCTCACACCTGCGAGTGTTTGCAGGTAAGCTGCCATCAAGCGCATCCATGAAAGATGCCATCACATGGGTTGTCGATGGGATGAAGGCCGCCAGCGATTATTCCGGTAAAAAGGGAATTGTGCTTGGTTTGGAAGATCACGATGGTGTGTCGCAAACTGCGGACGTATGTTTAGAGATTATGCATCGCGTTAACTCAAAATACGTTGGCATCAATATCGATATCTCACACTTTGTTCCGACAAAGGAGCAAGATTCATACGCTCAAATTGCTGCATGCATTCCCTATGCAACCCACACGCATATTCGAAATACATTCGATGATGGGTCGCCAATCGACATGGACCGAGTTTGGAAGATGTTTGCTGATGCTGGGTACAAGGGCTATATGTCGTATGAAGGGGAAGAGAAGAGCTTGACTGGGATCCCTACGCAGATTGCCGAGATCCAGCGGCTATGTAAGAAATACTCTACTGTTTAA
- a CDS encoding glucosamine-6-phosphate deaminase: MNTTTLRTSMDIRIADTRVEMGRLAASDIADALRKGLQQKSHLRIVLAAAPSQSEMLSALIAKPYIDWSRITAFHMDEYVGLPSDAPQRFGNWLRKVIFDRVPFAAYHLIEPGDDPAAASRQYASKLAEAPIDFVLLGIGANGHLAFNDPPANLEDPLAVKEVELDEICRQQQVDDDCFATISDVPRKAISLTVPTLLSGQRLFCCVPGANKSAAVKAMVEYPISGEWPATALRTHPHCTIYLDRESSARLNR; the protein is encoded by the coding sequence ATGAATACGACGACACTAAGAACCTCAATGGATATTCGTATCGCAGACACGCGCGTGGAGATGGGAAGACTAGCCGCCTCGGATATCGCGGACGCACTCCGCAAAGGCCTTCAACAGAAGTCACACCTGCGCATCGTTCTGGCCGCAGCGCCCAGCCAGAGTGAGATGCTGTCTGCCTTGATCGCCAAACCCTATATCGACTGGAGTCGTATCACGGCCTTCCACATGGACGAGTACGTCGGTCTGCCCTCCGATGCTCCCCAGCGATTCGGCAATTGGCTGCGCAAGGTCATATTCGATCGGGTTCCTTTCGCAGCCTACCATCTGATTGAACCAGGAGATGATCCTGCGGCAGCCAGCCGGCAATATGCCAGCAAGCTTGCCGAGGCACCCATCGATTTTGTACTGCTCGGCATAGGCGCGAATGGACATCTAGCGTTTAACGATCCCCCTGCGAACCTTGAAGATCCGCTTGCGGTAAAGGAAGTGGAGTTAGACGAGATCTGCAGACAGCAGCAAGTCGATGATGATTGTTTTGCGACAATCTCTGACGTACCGCGTAAAGCAATTTCATTGACAGTGCCCACTCTGCTTAGCGGACAACGGCTCTTCTGTTGCGTTCCAGGAGCCAATAAAAGCGCGGCTGTAAAGGCTATGGTTGAATATCCAATCAGTGGCGAATGGCCGGCCACCGCGTTGCGCACTCATCCGCATTGCACGATATATCTCGATCGCGAATCAAGCGCACGGCTCAACCGGTAG
- a CDS encoding sodium:solute symporter family protein, whose translation MGFFAWLVLGAYFALMIGVGYWARKKVRNASDFFTAGGSMPWWLSGISHHMSGYSSAVFVGYAALAYTLGISVYFWWALSIALSLLLGMGIFPARWARMRQRFNVISPLEYLKIRYNLPTQQLLGWSGAFLKVFDVGAKWSASAILLHVFAGVPFLWGVLLTGGVTVIYSVMGGLWADALTDLSQFIIQLVAGISMLVAVLIRLGGVSSLWHMWKLLPPDHLKPFHGEYSALFAATYFFVNMLSYNGGSWSLAQRFLASPTSADARRSAALSAVLYLLWPPILFFPMWAAPLIFPHLQDPSESYALLTQTLLPSGLIGLVLAGLFAHTMAMTSSDANAVSAVIVRDIIPVLRGQRAKLKDSPQLLLGRIVTFLFLLFSMVLALFASHLGGVIGIVILWYGALSGPIAIPILLGLLFPFRRSGPAAAIGCWLVGAITFGALKIFPPQNWLTLSSQYTNTFTVGAPMLTALVTYIALGFIIPSTNEDSDALLMAFDSDVEETVLPLR comes from the coding sequence ATGGGATTCTTTGCCTGGTTAGTTCTTGGAGCCTACTTTGCCCTGATGATCGGCGTAGGTTACTGGGCGCGCAAAAAAGTGAGGAATGCCAGCGATTTTTTTACCGCGGGCGGCTCCATGCCGTGGTGGCTTTCCGGAATCTCACATCACATGTCCGGATACAGCTCGGCAGTCTTTGTTGGCTATGCGGCACTGGCCTACACCTTAGGAATCAGCGTCTACTTCTGGTGGGCTCTGTCAATTGCGCTCTCATTGCTGTTGGGCATGGGGATTTTTCCAGCAAGATGGGCTCGCATGAGGCAGCGATTTAATGTCATCTCACCGCTGGAATATCTGAAGATCAGATATAACCTTCCCACACAACAGCTGCTTGGATGGAGTGGAGCCTTTCTGAAGGTCTTCGATGTCGGCGCTAAGTGGAGTGCGTCCGCAATTCTCTTGCACGTGTTCGCGGGAGTACCCTTTCTGTGGGGGGTCCTGCTCACGGGCGGCGTCACGGTGATCTACTCCGTGATGGGAGGACTTTGGGCGGACGCGCTTACCGACCTAAGCCAATTCATCATTCAACTGGTCGCCGGTATCTCTATGCTGGTCGCAGTCCTGATCAGACTGGGTGGAGTCAGCTCGCTCTGGCATATGTGGAAACTTTTGCCACCAGATCATCTAAAGCCGTTCCACGGCGAATATTCGGCTTTGTTTGCCGCCACGTATTTCTTCGTCAATATGCTCTCATACAACGGCGGAAGTTGGAGTCTGGCGCAGCGGTTTCTTGCCTCGCCGACATCTGCCGATGCTCGCAGATCAGCAGCGCTTTCTGCAGTGCTCTATTTGCTATGGCCGCCGATCCTGTTCTTTCCCATGTGGGCAGCTCCACTCATCTTCCCGCACCTGCAGGACCCATCGGAGTCTTACGCTTTGCTTACCCAGACGCTTCTTCCGTCGGGATTGATCGGACTAGTACTGGCCGGACTGTTTGCTCATACCATGGCCATGACATCGTCGGATGCTAATGCAGTTTCCGCGGTGATTGTTCGCGACATCATTCCTGTTCTCCGCGGTCAACGGGCGAAACTGAAGGACTCTCCGCAGCTCCTGTTAGGCCGGATCGTCACTTTCTTATTCCTCTTATTCAGTATGGTACTGGCACTCTTCGCCTCTCATCTTGGAGGGGTGATTGGTATTGTGATTCTCTGGTACGGCGCTTTAAGTGGACCGATCGCTATTCCCATTCTTCTTGGTCTGCTCTTCCCTTTCCGCAGGAGTGGCCCTGCCGCTGCTATTGGATGTTGGCTTGTAGGTGCGATAACTTTTGGTGCATTAAAGATATTTCCACCGCAGAATTGGCTCACCCTAAGCTCGCAATACACGAATACCTTTACCGTGGGAGCCCCCATGTTAACTGCTTTGGTCACCTATATCGCCCTTGGTTTTATCATTCCATCAACAAACGAGGACTCGGACGCTTTGCTGATGGCCTTTGATTCTGATGTTGAAGAAACCGTTTTGCCACTTCGATAA
- a CDS encoding sugar phosphate isomerase/epimerase family protein — MNRRSFIQLATTSLASTTFQMKAEPVQPQNTSIPRLGLVVKVTKGGTAEDTIRHVYDLGIPTCQIYFDELSMSQTAPLLAATKKYDVQVSALSEHKPGPRIFDFYQGPQTIGIVPSKYRRERIDALKFAADFAKTCGIPSIHTHLGFIPEDPNDSLYESAITAIKEVAQHCKEQGIMLLCETGEETPITMLRMIQDVGTGNVFVNLDTANLILYGKGNPVDAMDVFGHLVRGTHMKDGLFPKNPRDLGEEVPIGTGKVDFPTLFRRLRDVNYTRTITIEREISGPQQIADIKLSKLYLQDLIDNTFRDPKRNPPTARELELQKKRKAIPAAER; from the coding sequence ATGAACCGCCGTAGCTTTATTCAACTCGCCACGACGAGCCTTGCAAGTACTACCTTTCAGATGAAAGCCGAACCAGTCCAGCCTCAGAACACAAGTATTCCGCGTCTTGGACTTGTCGTAAAAGTAACTAAAGGCGGAACAGCTGAGGACACCATCAGGCATGTGTACGATCTGGGGATTCCTACTTGTCAGATTTACTTTGATGAGCTCTCCATGAGCCAAACCGCTCCGCTTCTGGCTGCCACAAAAAAATACGATGTACAGGTGTCAGCACTCAGCGAGCACAAGCCCGGGCCAAGGATCTTTGACTTCTACCAAGGACCGCAGACAATCGGCATTGTTCCCTCAAAATATCGCAGGGAGCGAATTGATGCTCTGAAGTTTGCAGCAGATTTCGCTAAGACTTGCGGCATTCCATCAATTCACACGCATCTGGGTTTCATTCCGGAAGACCCAAACGACTCCCTTTATGAAAGTGCAATCACCGCAATTAAGGAAGTTGCACAGCACTGCAAGGAACAAGGGATTATGCTCCTGTGCGAAACCGGAGAAGAGACGCCGATTACGATGCTACGCATGATCCAGGACGTTGGCACTGGCAACGTCTTCGTCAATCTCGACACGGCCAATCTGATCCTCTACGGTAAGGGCAACCCTGTCGACGCTATGGATGTATTCGGACACCTGGTACGTGGCACGCACATGAAGGATGGGCTTTTCCCGAAGAATCCGCGCGATCTCGGCGAAGAAGTTCCCATCGGCACCGGAAAGGTCGATTTTCCGACCCTCTTCAGAAGGCTGCGGGATGTGAACTACACACGCACCATCACAATTGAACGAGAGATTTCAGGCCCGCAGCAGATCGCCGATATCAAACTGTCCAAACTTTATCTGCAGGACCTAATTGACAACACATTTCGGGATCCAAAACGCAATCCCCCCACTGCCCGCGAACTGGAACTTCAAAAGAAGCGAAAGGCCATACCGGCCGCCGAAAGATAA